The following proteins are encoded in a genomic region of Thiomonas sp. X19:
- a CDS encoding ABC transporter substrate-binding protein: protein MKTTTITHDRAELTALRQLPPQAVAEILGLTHDQAAQRQHGGAGYSYWRTSSDELITVCRGRTGWIWHPTKRGAGGGGDWLALHQHINQGANLGHARRALRQALAGGHAAPARASMPLPAPQAAAATVEPPKPLALCEAPAWAIDYLHGQRGIPLSTIKHALAMRAVAGHVPGHPPYPRAVHLAFPHVQPDQAVTWAELRGPRETDVARSKKGSRGKKGLWILPPVTESRVLVVTESAIKGLALHARLAQASKPAWVVSTGGDPGQHQQQMLAWLVDELGIETAALAQDNDTPGHHQADRLVAALRAPGAKVVRMAPPAPCKGWDDWVLS from the coding sequence ATGAAAACCACCACCATCACCCACGACCGCGCCGAACTTACCGCCCTGCGCCAACTGCCACCCCAGGCCGTGGCCGAAATTCTTGGCCTGACCCATGACCAAGCCGCGCAGCGCCAGCATGGCGGCGCTGGCTACAGCTATTGGCGCACCTCATCAGATGAACTGATCACCGTCTGCAGGGGGCGCACCGGCTGGATCTGGCACCCAACCAAGCGCGGCGCTGGCGGTGGTGGAGACTGGCTCGCGCTGCACCAGCATATCAACCAAGGCGCGAATCTCGGCCATGCTCGCCGTGCCTTGCGCCAAGCTCTGGCAGGCGGTCATGCGGCCCCTGCGCGGGCTTCCATGCCGCTGCCAGCACCCCAGGCGGCCGCCGCAACCGTGGAGCCTCCCAAGCCGCTGGCGCTGTGCGAAGCGCCAGCGTGGGCAATCGACTATCTGCATGGCCAGCGCGGCATTCCCCTATCCACCATCAAGCACGCGCTGGCCATGCGCGCCGTGGCTGGGCATGTGCCAGGCCATCCGCCCTACCCCAGGGCTGTGCATCTGGCTTTCCCTCATGTTCAACCAGACCAAGCGGTGACGTGGGCGGAGCTGCGCGGACCTCGTGAAACCGATGTCGCGCGCAGCAAAAAGGGCAGCAGGGGAAAAAAGGGCCTTTGGATTTTGCCGCCGGTAACTGAAAGCCGCGTGCTGGTTGTGACAGAAAGCGCCATCAAAGGCCTGGCGCTGCACGCCCGGCTCGCCCAGGCCTCAAAACCTGCCTGGGTCGTGAGCACCGGCGGCGACCCGGGCCAACACCAGCAGCAGATGCTGGCCTGGCTGGTGGACGAGCTCGGCATCGAGACCGCCGCCCTGGCGCAGGACAACGACACCCCAGGCCATCACCAGGCTGACCGCCTGGTCGCCGCCCTGCGCGCGCCGGGTGCCAAGGTCGTCCGCATGGCACCGCCTGCGCCGTGCAAGGGCTGGGACGACTGGGTTTTGTCCTGA